A section of the Callithrix jacchus isolate 240 chromosome 14, calJac240_pri, whole genome shotgun sequence genome encodes:
- the DUSP2 gene encoding dual specificity protein phosphatase 2, translated as MGLEAARELECTALGALLRQPREAERTLLLDCRPFLAFCRRHVRAARPVPWNALLRRRARGPPAVALSCLLPDRALRARLDRGELARAVVLDEGSPSVAELRPDGPAHVLLTALLHETRAGPTAVCFLRGGFDGFQACCPDLCSEAPAPAQTPVGDETSRSNPRAPFYDQGGPVEILPYLFLGSCNHSSDLQGLQACGITAVLNVSASCPNHFEGLFRYKSIPVEDNHMVEISAWFQEAIGFIDWVKNSGGRVLVHCQAGISRSATICLAYLMQSRRVRLDEAFDFVKQRRGVISPNFSFMGQLLQFETQVLCH; from the exons ATGGGGCTGGAGGCTGCGCGCGAGCTTGAGTGCACGGCGCTGGGCGCACTGCTTCGACAGCCGCGGGAGGCGGAGCGCACGCTGCTGCTGGACTGCCGGCCCTTCCTGGCCTTCTGCCGGCGCCACGTGCGCGCCGCGCGACCCGTGCCTTGGAATGCGCTGCTGCGGCGCCGCGCCCGCGGCCCTCCTGCAGTTGccctctcctgcctgctgcccGACCGCGCGCTGAGGGCGCGCCTGGACCGCGGGGAGCTGGCGCGGGCAGTGGTGCTGGACGAGGGCAGTCCCTCGGTGGCGGAACTCCGGCCCGACGGCCCGGCCCACGTGCTGCTAACCGCGCTGCTGCATGAGACCCGCGCGGGGCCCACTGCCGTGTGCTTCCTGCGAG GAGGCTTCGACGGCTTCCAGGCCTGCTGTCCGGATCTGTGTTCAGAGGCCCCCGCTCCTGCGCAGACGCCAGTAGGGGACGAAACCAGCCGCTCAAACCCCAGGGCTCCCTTCTACGACCAA GGTGGCCCTGTGGAGATCTTGCCTTACCTATTCCTGGGCAGCTGCAACCACTCATCagacctgcaggggctgcaggccTGTGGCATCACAGCCGTCCTCAACGTGTCCGCCAGCTGCCCCAACCACTTTGAGGGCCTTTTCCGCTACAAGAGTATCCCTGTGGAGGACAACCACATGGTGGAGATCAGCGCCTGGTTCCAGGAGGCCATAGGTTTCATTG ACTGGGTGAAGAACAGTGGAGGCCGGGTGCTGGTGCACTGCCAGGCGGGCATCTCACGCTCTGCCACCATCTGCCTGGCATACCTCATGCAAAGTCGCCGTGTGCGGCTAGACGAGGCCTTTGACTTCGTTAAGCAGCGCCGGGGGGTCATCTCCCCCAACTTTAGTTTCATGGGGCAGCTGCTGCAGTTTGAGACCCAGGTGCTGTGTCACTGA